The sequence TGGTACGTGCTTTAACATCTCTCTCAACTTCCTGAAAGAATAAATCAAAGAACAATAATGTACCCATCTCTAAAGGTAAGAAATTAACTCCATATGAATGtgataattgaaacaaaaaaaaaaaaaaaaacagtagctGGAAATTCTTATTACAAGCAAAGGGAGAAAATGTTAAAAGCAACAAGAAACTAGATAATGGAACCTACCTCCTCATCGCACCAAGGAGCTAAGATCATCCTCTTCTCATTTAGGGCCTTGGTAAACTCTTCCCATGTCTTGGCTACGGTAACACAAGCATCGcgtttttgctttgcagcatcaAATAGGCTTTGTTGGACATTTTCCAGCAAGTCCTTAATATGATCAACCAAGTTGGTTCTTGAGATATCCTCTTTTGCTCCATTGTCTCGGCGAACAACACGTACCTGTTAATGTGTCCAAATGGAGAACTCAATCGGACTGAACATCCTATGGACATAGCAGAAACAAAGTTAAATTTTACTGACCTGGTTTTTGGCCATATCCTTTGGACCTATCTCAATCCTCAAGGGAACTCCTTTCAATTCCCAGTTTGAATACTTCCAACCAGGTGAGTAGTTGTCTCTTAGATCTGTCTCAGCACGGAAACCAGCTTTATTTAACTCTTCTGCAGTTTCGGAACAAGCATCACAGATGGCTTGAGTGTCGGCATCTTTGTAAGGCACAGGAATCACTATGACTTGCACTGATGCAACTTTAGGTGGCAATACTAACCCCTTGTCATCTCCATGAACCATCACCATCACTCCAATCTGAAAAAAGTGTACATACAAAATGAATAAAGCTGCTTTTGATCTAACAAGAATGGACCATCCGATCAGAGATAACTTATTTTTTCCAAAATGAATCTTAAGCAATTTCCATAACTTGTTTCTTAGAAATGGCCTACTCACCTGCCTGCCACGCAGATATCATTTCAATTGACccctaaattaaataaaatacttGTTTACAAGTGAAGAGGAAAAATTTAATTGGGGGGGATTACCGTTCGAGTGCTGTATGCCCAAGAATTTTGCCACACCATGCCCTTTTCTCCCTTCTCGTTCTCAAAGTTGATCTCAAACATTTTTGCAAAATTTTGGCCGAGGCAATGTGAGGTTGCACCTTGTACTCCACGACCAGTATTTGGAACAAAAGCCTGAGAACAAAAAAGGAATAATGTAattgcaaaaaagaaaataaagttcaCATATTATTCAtataaaatataaagataaagCAAAATGGAAGTTATGTCTCACCTCAACACTTGTTGTATACAAACCTCCAGCAAACTTTTCATTCTCACTTTTCTTCCCCTTCACCACTGGGATTGCCAAGAACTCTTCATAAATTCTCCGATACAGTTCCAAAACTTCAAGAACCTGATCATGTGTATATCTATTATAATATTGACCATTTGCATGGCATAAAAAATATTTCGCCCCTAAGTTTTTTGAGAATTCCATAAACAGTTTTATCCAAACAGACACGGAACAAGAGGAAGCATAAAACATAGAAACAAACATGATACTGAAAGGAGAGAACAAAGCGGTATCACAGAATTCAAGTTATGTTAAACATTTACCTCTTGATCTGCTTCATCCTTTGTTGCAAAAGCCGTATGCCCTTCTTGCCAAAGAAATTCACGACTCCTAGAAGCATGAAACAAGTGAGTAAATAATAGTTCAACACTTAGAGATGTATATGGGTAAGACATAACTACGACTTAAGCGCAGCTGCGCAAGAACTCTCATTGAGTAATCTACAAGGTGAATGTTCTCCAAGACATAACTGAGGCATAAGACTCTCATCTCTACCTATAGTACAGACATAAATCTATGTGTGAATTATCCTCACAAAAGGAAACAATGAGTACCTGATGAAGGGAGTAGGATTGCTGAATTCCCAGCGAACAACATTGCACCACTGGTTAAGCCTCAAGGGCAAGTCACGATGACCTCTTATCCATTTTGAAAAGTAGGGATACATAACTGTTTCACTCGTAGGACGAATTGCAATAGGAACCTCTAAGTCTGTATCTCCAGACTTCGTGACCCATGCAACCTGAATGTGTGAGTGTGAACGAGTGAGTAAGTTATTTATAGATCATGAAAAGTTAGATGACAAAGAGAGGTTAACAGTTAAGTCAAACAAAACTTCCTGGCTTAGTGTGAACAAAAACAGATATCGGTCTATCAGCAGGAATCATAAGAAACCTCTACTCGGTGGAGGTCCCAAAAGAGAGAACTCACCAATGGCTGTTTCTAgttaatatacaaaaaaaaagaaaaaagaaaaaaaaagacacttTCTATGATTACACCAACTTCTTACAGTTTAAGATTATAAGATATTTCTACAAAAAGTAGCTAATGTATGGGCATTAAGATTCTCACCTCTGGGGCGAAGCCCTCAATGTGATCCTTTTCTTTCTGTAACACAGTAGAAGATACAAACACAGGGAAATAGCAATTCTTGATCTTCATTTTCTTAATTTCGGCATCGAAGAATGTCTGCATGTGGACAATGGTGTAAATCAGTAACATAATTATATTACCTCGATATGTTCGATCGAATGCCATAAATCAAACCAAATCCAGATTACTAGCTCATATAGGTATACAAGGATATCAAGTAACTTAAAAAGGTTGACATACTTGCATAATTTCCCAAATAGCCATAGACCATGGCCTGAGGATATAACACCCCGAGATATCATAGTATTCAATCATTTCACCACTGACAACAACCTGCACAAAACAAGAGAGCAGAATACACATTGATCACAGATCTAATCACTGCCACATTACAAAAGTAAGAACATAAGTGGTCAACTAGATACCTCAGAATACCAATCTCCGAAATTTTCATCTTTCTTATTAGATAAACCTAGACCAGTCTCCTTTTTGACCTCCTTCTTTTTTCCACCACCGGCGCCGCCACCGCTGCTTCCACCACCTGAATATATCATAACATTCAGCTTAAAAAAAAGATGAAACCAAAGCTACTCATAAATCAACAATTGGAAATTAAGAACATACCAGTAGTCTTAGGGGCTTTAACTTTGGgtgtttttttctcctttttgttAGTCACGTCCAAATTTGCCACTCTGATGATACATTAACACACACCAAATCCAAAAATAGAATCAAAATTATGAATAACCTAAAATAACAATAACAAAGAAATCAAATGAAGTAATTCACTAGGAAATCTTACTTTTCATTCACATCCTCCATGACAGACAGCTAGAGGTAGTAGTACTGTGAAATCAATTCCTGATACATAAATTCATCAGATGAAAAACCCTCAGTTGAcaatgaaaacaacaataataggtGATAATAAAGAGATTCTTATCTACAACAGTATCCATTACAGATGAGAAGAGGGATAGAGACCAAACTTACCAGAAATCTGTGCCCTAATAAGTTGTTGCAGCGACGACCAATGGAGATAGTGGGAGAGATAAAAAGAAGGGAGAAAGGCGGAAAACCTAAGAGTGAAGAGGTTTTTGTctgaatttctttttattttgtttcccTTATTTTATTGGTCAAAACCTTTTAGCCCAGACCCGAGTCCAGCATAATAGGGCTCACTTCTCATATATGGTTAGACTTGGCATGGGCAGGTGAACCGAAAAGCTAGAGAGGGTCTTTCAAATTTTCACATATGGCTCCGCCCGGATAAAAGGGGTGGGTTGTGTCGAGGCTGGTAAGCCGGCATAAAATCTGTCATATTTTCATGAGATAAGACCTCACCTCTAGTACCCAATTTACTTGGGACAAAAAGGCTTTGTTTTCGTCTTCCGGTTGGCTTGTAATCATGATGACAAATTTGTGAATATCAAATTGGTTCCTATACTTTGGGCTACATGGAAAGAATACTATGCATCATTAGTTCATCGTATAGTAACAATTTGCACCAAAACCGTGTTTAATCCTAGTTACATATTTTATTTGGGTCAAACCCATTAGCACCCATTGTGGCCAAATCGTGGTGATCAgttaaatttaatattttcactaattagtaTAACTCACCGATGGATTTTCCATTATGTACGACGATTTTAGGATCACGCATTAAGTAGAAAGTGCTTGAACGGTGGTTGCTAATTTTTCCGGAAAATGGATCAATTGTCCaagtatttttaaaacatgattcaaatggacgagtaaaaaaaattatggatgaaatggacaccaaaaaatagcaaggatgaaactggattcatcctgacttaaatttaaaaaatagtaaggatgaaactggatgcatcctgatgtaaattaaaaataagaaaaagtatttaaaaataggtaggatgaaactttttatatcctgactatttttacatttttgtccatttaaacagtatcaaaatctgaaTGTTCTTTTcactcaggaattgttgattttggtctttttaaccaattttatgcaatttttATTGTGATAAATATCATAGTCCAAATAAATTTTGAACCCGGAATATCATTGATTACGAAACAACCCTCTCTGTGAGGCGGGCGACTATCTCAGTTGAAACTTTTGTTTCATTTTTCCATTGATTTTTATCATCACACGTAATATCTCATCATTTCACTTTATAATTTATTCAGTTTAGGCACTTAATTTTGTAAGCGTAATGTCCTGACCAACATTTTTACTTTTGATTCTCAAATTTGTTTAAGTTTTATTAGTTTTCActtttttgtccttttttttctttaacaTGTGTAGCTAATTCTCTCTGTTCTCCTCTGAGATGTGTTTGCAGTTTGTGGTTTCTCTAATGACGTTTGCCACTTTAATTGTTGTGTTCATGGCGTTTGCCGAGCTTATTGTTATTATTAATAGTTTGAACTTGTAAACTTATTGAAGATTTGTGATCATCTTTATGGCTTTTGGTGGAAAAAGTTTCAGCTCCTTTTCAACTCGGTTGCCTGGTTAAGATGCCATGCCCGCTTTACCCAATTTTCAAAAAGATTCAAACAGTGGGATTTTCGCGTCAAGGTAGATTCAGGATCCTCATTATCGTCAATTTATCAATTTCCAGATGTACTTACCTTAAGTATACCTATTCAACATCCCCCAGTTTTAATACGAATAATCAGGAAAAAGGTAACAGAATATCTCTTTCTTCTATTCATAACCCTAGTGGAAAGATTACCTCTTATTATAACTTGTTTCACAACACTATTTCCTCAAATCACACAACTCTGAACTTACCCACTATGGATGGTGAAGGCACATCTCAAGTTGGAGATTTGGTTAACAAGTTCAAACAGGCTACTATTGATCTAGGTAATACCAGTGATGTGGTTATTGTTCAGCAAGATGATAGTAATGAAAAAGTTATTGAATAACCTACTTGGGAAGCATCTGCGATTGGAAAGGTGATAATAGAAGGAAGAATGAATCATGATACGGCTCAAAAATACATTCAATTCACTTGGCCTTTTATGTTTTTTGAAGAGCTTATAATTATGGACATTGACCTTAATCTCTTTATATTCAAGTTTAACAACTGGAATTTACTGAACAAGGTCATTGAAGAATGTCCATGGAGTATCAACAAAAAGTTGTTGGTGGTTCATGACTACATACCTGACATGATATACTCATAAAAGCACTGGGATTTCCACACTTTTGGATTCAGCTCAAATATCTTTTGCCTGAACACATGAATGTAGCAACAGTCACAAAGATAGGAGAAATCATGGGAGAAGTGGTGGCAATCGAACCCAAAGATGCAATTCCAGTAGGAAGTGATCCTGTGAAAGTTTGTTATTATTGATCTTACTGATCCTCTGCGAAGGGGAATCAAAGCCATAACTAATGTCGGTTTGTCCCGGTGAATCAAATTTTTCTATGAACGTCATCCAAGTGGCATCTGCACTGATAGTTATATCATCAAACACTATAAAGGTGCATGTAAAGATGCAGCCAGCTTTCAAGCAAAAGCACATGAGAAAACCTACTTCTTTGGCAAAGTTAGTAATTTAAGCAAAACAGTTTCATCCAGCTCTACAACTACCACTACTCCTGCTTCAAGGAAAAGTCAAAAGAATTTTTCTTAAACAATTGTTTTCATCCCTCCTAAGGATGGTGTCCCCGTAAATATGGATTTCTTTTCTCAACAAGAGTACTGACAATGATGAAGAAGTTATCAGATTAGGAAAAATTCTCAGGACCTCTCGTGATAATTCTCCCAGTCTCACTGAAACTGTCTATTCTTCTACCAATGTCAGAATTGATGGTCTCATGGATCCCCAGACAGCTCAAAGGTGCACAACACAAGAAACACAAACTGAAAATGCATTAATGGAGAGTCAGGTAATTCCTACATAAATATACTTTCACTACGTTAAATACTCTTTATGCATCTTTAAATATCTAATCATCATGTTCTGCGTTATTAAATTTCAAGGTAAAATCTACATTCTCAATCATTCTTTGTATTTCAAGGCTTGCATTGATTTGTTTTTTAGGATTTGCATACGTAAAAATTTATTTCATGCACTCATTTTACTGCATACGTTATTATTCATTACATACTTATTCATCAAAATATGAAGATTATTTCCTGGAATGTTCAGGGTCTTAAACCTCCTCCACTAGAAATCATCTCAATAATTTGATAAGAACTCAGAATCCTACCATATTTTTTCTTTGTGAGACTAAGATTAGTCAAGATAAAAGTAAACCTTTTTTTAGTAATTATCAATACCCAAACCAAGCCTTTATTGATCCAATATGACTTTCTGGAGGGCTAGTTTTTACTTTGGAaaaatgggtttacttgtgagttaTTAGATGCCAGTCATAATATGTTTAACCTAGTTATCCAGTCAGACCCTAGTAAACCTGAGTACCTTCTCATATATATGTATGGTTATCCTAATTACTCTAGGAAGAAAGATCAATGTGCATACATCCAACAAATCAATGAAGAGCATATAGGTCCTTGGATCCTCATAGGTGACATAAAAAAATTCGTCTCTTAAATGAGACTACtggtgtttcttcttctcctgatGGGTTAGTGAATAATATCATAAATTCTTGTGCTCTTGATGACATAGGTTTTGTGGAAAAAGATTATACTTCGACTAGTAACAATCTTGGTACTGGCATAAGAAGATCTAGGATTGACATGACCTTAGGCAATGGTTATTGGAGCTTAAATTTCCCTCACTCTAAGCTTATTCATCTTACTCAAGTAGGTAGCGATCACGGCCCAATCATGTTAATAACTGATGCTACAATTCAAAAATGTTGGAAACCTTTTAAGTTCTTTCTAATTTGGTTGAATGATGAAACTTTCTCTTCTATTATTGAGAACGCTTGGAAAATAAATGTAACTGTGTCTCATGGTTATCAATTGGTTAAAAACCTTCAGTCCACAAGGAAAGaacttttgttagagcactgctcggtcaaactcgcaaacgttgctatctcaagcttgtttgtcaagtttagttgcaaaaactataagtcttgatttctagtctacttacagctaaatcttggactaggatagtaagtgtagttgagctctagactccacgacgttcatcatgcaaagacgaagaattactcaaggaactggtggaccttcatcgacaaaaaggtatgtggagacttgaacttatctatcactcaaaaatctatctattctatctcctatcttgagacaaaattcatattgctatataaacttcgattatacacatttgctatttcgagccgagtttatctcgcttatctatttctcgaaatatgtgttggtaagctttctctttggccacgttcatctttactcgtgacaaaagtcatgttgattgtttcaatcttttgaaaatcgctttgatgaaaaataatgtgtgaataaccactatatataacatcctctaaaaatgtttcaatgattgacatgagagtttagaacatataaccttgaatggatataaacattgtatgtgaactcatacttgtgtaagtccaaaatccttgaacctaagtatgcgtactttactggtttaggatgtccggagctaagtccgcgtacccgtacgcgtactaccggaagttcacatcccgtgaatttctgctggagtttgtgaactaaaaacaagctcaatctgggtacttaagtatgcgtaccagtatgcattCTTGAGtgagttattttctaaaaacggtttattcgtgaactaagacatttataaattaaggaatgcaatctttgcaaaccgtggctataatgttcatgaatctattcgagtgaatcaaaatcatttttgcttccatTGTGTCTTATATGCTTttatgatatctaagcaattgaacaactctctaactagttctttggagtcatttgaactggttatggtgaagattaataaggttgacatgaaagtgctcatatggctaaccattggttaactattgttaaacaaactaggtgtacacgtttaggtacggttactcaaacctaaataaagttacatttcatttgtgtataacaagctaagttcgatctaacggttgaaagatattagcttgaatctaatcaggttttcatctaacggtgaatattgaataattttttaccaaggtaacttagatcccaaaccctgatttggagactatataaaggagaactctagcaactgggaaacctaatccccacacctcctgtgtgatactggttgtataagctagagtcgattctcctttaaccttaggtttctacggagaccttgtaggttaactacttgaagacttcactgagattgtgaagccaa is a genomic window of Papaver somniferum cultivar HN1 unplaced genomic scaffold, ASM357369v1 unplaced-scaffold_137, whole genome shotgun sequence containing:
- the LOC113334733 gene encoding proline--tRNA ligase, cytoplasmic-like, with the translated sequence MEDVNEKVANLDVTNKKEKKTPKVKAPKTTGGGSSGGGAGGGKKKEVKKETGLGLSNKKDENFGDWYSEVVVSGEMIEYYDISGCYILRPWSMAIWEIMQTFFDAEIKKMKIKNCYFPVFVSSTVLQKEKDHIEGFAPEVAWVTKSGDTDLEVPIAIRPTSETVMYPYFSKWIRGHRDLPLRLNQWCNVVRWEFSNPTPFIRSREFLWQEGHTAFATKDEADQEVLEVLELYRRIYEEFLAIPVVKGKKSENEKFAGGLYTTSVEAFVPNTGRGVQGATSHCLGQNFAKMFEINFENEKGEKGMVWQNSWAYSTRTIGVMVMVHGDDKGLVLPPKVASVQVIVIPVPYKDADTQAICDACSETAEELNKAGFRAETDLRDNYSPGWKYSNWELKGVPLRIEIGPKDMAKNQVRVVRRDNGAKEDISRTNLVDHIKDLLENVQQSLFDAAKQKRDACVTVAKTWEEFTKALNEKRMILAPWCDEEEVERDVKARTKGEMGACKTLCTPFDQPELPEGTLCFASGKPAKKWTYWGRSY